One window of the Trifolium pratense cultivar HEN17-A07 linkage group LG2, ARS_RC_1.1, whole genome shotgun sequence genome contains the following:
- the LOC123908877 gene encoding protein NLP6-like isoform X2 → MTQALRQFKEWTEQNVLAQVWAPVRNGNRYKLTTSGQPFVLDPHSNGLHQYRTVSLMYMFSVDGENDEILGLPGRVFQQKLPEWTPNVQYYSSKEYSRLNHALHYNVRGTLALPVFEPPGQSCVAVLELIMTSQKINYAPEVDKVCKALEAVNLRSSEILEYPYSQICNEDRQNALSEILEILTVVCETHNLPLAQTWVPCRHRSVLAHGGGLKKSCSSFDGYCMGQVCMSITEVAFYVIDSHTWGFHDACVEHHLQQGQGVAGRAFLSQNMCFCENITQFCKTDYPLVHYALMFDLTSCFSICLQSFHTGNDEYVLEFFLPPSISEFSEHKALLGSILAMMKQNFQSLKVASGFELGEDGSIEIVEILNGRVHLRLESVPIIQSEKLSTRHDDASPNMDEGVLPLDPLQHKIITSFDDINDRGILDDNSGGSIARISSLETKTKKKTSQRKRGKAEKSISLDVLQNYFSGSLKDAAKSLGVCPTTMKRICRQHGISRWPSRKIKKVNRSLSKLKCVIESVHGVEGAFGLNSPTTSPLHIASNKLEHQTSLSIMPSEPKMNENDFDASKSQPQEPFIEMLIEGADSCSKDLKNMCPLADAVLEDRVLEASRTNPPCFDYAPLAQKEIKIVTIKATYRDDIIRFRVSLNCGIVELREEISKRLKLEVGTFDIKYLDDDLEWILVACDADLQECIDILTSSGSNTIRLVVHDIVSILGSSVESSE, encoded by the exons ATGACACAAGCTCTTAGGCAATTCAAAGAGTGGACTGAACAGAATGTTCTAGCTCAAGTTTGGGCGCCGGTGAGGAACGGAAATCGGTATAAACTCACAACTTCAGGCCAACCATTTGTTCTTGATCCACACAGTAATGGACTTCATCAATATAGAACAGTTTCTTTGATGTATATGTTTTCTGTTGATGGAGAAAACGATGAAATTTTAGGGCTTCCTGGAAGAGTTTTTCAGCAGAAGTTACCAGAATGGACTCCTAATGTTCAGTACTATTCTAGTAAAGAATATTCAAGGCTAAATCATGCTTTACATTACAATGTTCGTGGAACTTTGGCATTGCCGGTGTTTGAACCTCCAGGGCAATCGTGTGTTGCTGTGTTGGAATTGATTATGACTTCACAGAAGATTAACTATGCTCCTGAGGTTGATAAAGTCTGCAAAGCACTTGAG GCAGTAAATTTGAGGAGTTCAGAGATTTTGGAGTATCCATACAGTCAG ATTTGTAATGAAGACCGGCAGAATGCATTATCCGAGATTTTGGAGATATTGACAGTGGTGTGCGAAACTCATAATTTACCTTTGGCACAAACTTGGGTTCCTTGTAGGCATAGAAGTGTTTTGGCTCATGGTGGCGGTCTTAAGAAAAGTTGCTCAAGTTTTGACGGTTATTGTATGGGACAAGTTTGCATGTCTATTACCGAGGTAGCGTTCTATGTAATAGACTCTCATACATGGGGTTTCCATGATGCATGTGTTGAGCATCACTTACAACAAGGTCAAGGAGTTGCCGGTAGAGCTTTTTTGTCACAGAATATGTGTTTCTGCGAAAACATTACTCAATTCTGCAAAACCGATTACCCTTTAGTACATTATGCTCTCATGTTTGATTTAACAAGCTGTTTTTCAATCTGTTTACAAAGTTTTCATACCGGAAATGATGAATATGTACTAGAGTTTTTTCTGCCGCCTAGTATCAGCGAATTTTCTGAACATAAGGCTTTGTTGGGATCCATATTAGCAATGATGAAACAAAATTTCCAAAGTCTTAAGGTTGCTTCTGGGTTTGAACTTGGGGAGGATGGATCGATTGAAATTGTTGAAATATTAAATGGAAGAGTTCATTTGAGGCTTGAATCTGTTCCGATTATTCAATCTGAAAAATTATCAACTAGACATGATGATGCCTCACCGAATATGGACGAGGGAGTGCTTCCACTAGATCCATTACAACATAAAATAATCACGAGCTTTGATGACATAAATGATAGAGGGATTCTTGATGATAATTCCGGTGGAAGCATAGCTCGGATCTCTTCATTGGAgacaaaaaccaaaaagaaaaccTCCCAAAGAAAACGCGGAAAAGCTGAGAAATCAATTAGTCTTGATGTGTTGCAAAACTATTTCAGCGGGAGCCTAAAGGATGCTGCAAAGAGCCTCGGAG TTTGTCCTACTACGATGAAGCGAATCTGCAGGCAGCATGGAATATCCCGTTGGCCATCTCGAAAGATAAAAAAGGTCAACCGTTCCTTGTCAAAGCTCAAGTGCGTTATTGAATCTGTCCATGGTGTTGAAGGAGCATTTGGTTTGAATTCTCCAACTACAAGTCCACTCCATATTGCTTCAAACAAGTTAGAACACCAAACCTCATTGAGCATAATGCCATCAGAACCTAAGATGAACGAAAATGATTTTGATGCTTCGAAGTCACAACCTCAAGAACCATTTATAGAAATGCTAATTGAAGGTGCAGATAGTTGTTCTAAAGACTTGAAAAATATGTGTCCTTTAGCAGATGCTGTTTTGGAGGATCGTGTCCTAGAAGCTTCAAGGACTAATCCTCCATGTTTCGATTACGCTCCTTTAGCTCAGAAGGAGATAAAGATTGTGACTATTAAGGCAACATATAGAGATGATATCATAAGGTTTAGGGTGTCTTTGAACTGTGGCATTGTGGAATTGAGAGAAGAAATTTCCAAAAGATTGAAACTAGAGGTAGGGACATTTGATATCAAGTATTTGGATGATGATCTAGAGTGGATTTTGGTGGCATGTGATGCTGACTTGCAGGAGTGCATTGATATTTTAACATCATCAGGCAGCAATACTATCAGGCTTGTTGTGCATGATATTGTGTCCATTCTTGGAAGCTCTGTTGAGAGCTCAGAGTAG
- the LOC123908877 gene encoding protein NLP7-like isoform X1 encodes MQESEEENHDLPQKSKPLDENGFSMNFDIDFENSWPLDHISNTMYPFLLSTTSQQQHFSPIWTFSDVEDDSIEASGNNTKIVTENRVENDDKKKHVTPQHVDALPPLQNPHGYCLIKERMTQALRQFKEWTEQNVLAQVWAPVRNGNRYKLTTSGQPFVLDPHSNGLHQYRTVSLMYMFSVDGENDEILGLPGRVFQQKLPEWTPNVQYYSSKEYSRLNHALHYNVRGTLALPVFEPPGQSCVAVLELIMTSQKINYAPEVDKVCKALEAVNLRSSEILEYPYSQICNEDRQNALSEILEILTVVCETHNLPLAQTWVPCRHRSVLAHGGGLKKSCSSFDGYCMGQVCMSITEVAFYVIDSHTWGFHDACVEHHLQQGQGVAGRAFLSQNMCFCENITQFCKTDYPLVHYALMFDLTSCFSICLQSFHTGNDEYVLEFFLPPSISEFSEHKALLGSILAMMKQNFQSLKVASGFELGEDGSIEIVEILNGRVHLRLESVPIIQSEKLSTRHDDASPNMDEGVLPLDPLQHKIITSFDDINDRGILDDNSGGSIARISSLETKTKKKTSQRKRGKAEKSISLDVLQNYFSGSLKDAAKSLGVCPTTMKRICRQHGISRWPSRKIKKVNRSLSKLKCVIESVHGVEGAFGLNSPTTSPLHIASNKLEHQTSLSIMPSEPKMNENDFDASKSQPQEPFIEMLIEGADSCSKDLKNMCPLADAVLEDRVLEASRTNPPCFDYAPLAQKEIKIVTIKATYRDDIIRFRVSLNCGIVELREEISKRLKLEVGTFDIKYLDDDLEWILVACDADLQECIDILTSSGSNTIRLVVHDIVSILGSSVESSE; translated from the exons ATGCAAGAGTCAGAAGAAGAAAATCATGACCTTCCTCAAAAGTCAAAGCCACTAGATGAAAATGGATTTTCCATGAATTTTGATATTGACTTTGAAAATTCATGGCCTTTGGATCATATATCTAACACTATGTATCCTTTTCTTTTATCCACTACCTCTCAACAACAACACTTTTCTCCTATTTGGACTTTTTCTGATGTTGAAGATGACAGCATTGAAGCTTCAg GTAACAACACAAAGATAGTAACCGAAAATCGAGTCGAAAATGACGACAAGAAAAAACATGTGACACCCCAACATGTAGATGCACTTCCACCTTTACAAAATCCACATGGTTATTGTCTAATCAAGGAAAGAATGACACAAGCTCTTAGGCAATTCAAAGAGTGGACTGAACAGAATGTTCTAGCTCAAGTTTGGGCGCCGGTGAGGAACGGAAATCGGTATAAACTCACAACTTCAGGCCAACCATTTGTTCTTGATCCACACAGTAATGGACTTCATCAATATAGAACAGTTTCTTTGATGTATATGTTTTCTGTTGATGGAGAAAACGATGAAATTTTAGGGCTTCCTGGAAGAGTTTTTCAGCAGAAGTTACCAGAATGGACTCCTAATGTTCAGTACTATTCTAGTAAAGAATATTCAAGGCTAAATCATGCTTTACATTACAATGTTCGTGGAACTTTGGCATTGCCGGTGTTTGAACCTCCAGGGCAATCGTGTGTTGCTGTGTTGGAATTGATTATGACTTCACAGAAGATTAACTATGCTCCTGAGGTTGATAAAGTCTGCAAAGCACTTGAG GCAGTAAATTTGAGGAGTTCAGAGATTTTGGAGTATCCATACAGTCAG ATTTGTAATGAAGACCGGCAGAATGCATTATCCGAGATTTTGGAGATATTGACAGTGGTGTGCGAAACTCATAATTTACCTTTGGCACAAACTTGGGTTCCTTGTAGGCATAGAAGTGTTTTGGCTCATGGTGGCGGTCTTAAGAAAAGTTGCTCAAGTTTTGACGGTTATTGTATGGGACAAGTTTGCATGTCTATTACCGAGGTAGCGTTCTATGTAATAGACTCTCATACATGGGGTTTCCATGATGCATGTGTTGAGCATCACTTACAACAAGGTCAAGGAGTTGCCGGTAGAGCTTTTTTGTCACAGAATATGTGTTTCTGCGAAAACATTACTCAATTCTGCAAAACCGATTACCCTTTAGTACATTATGCTCTCATGTTTGATTTAACAAGCTGTTTTTCAATCTGTTTACAAAGTTTTCATACCGGAAATGATGAATATGTACTAGAGTTTTTTCTGCCGCCTAGTATCAGCGAATTTTCTGAACATAAGGCTTTGTTGGGATCCATATTAGCAATGATGAAACAAAATTTCCAAAGTCTTAAGGTTGCTTCTGGGTTTGAACTTGGGGAGGATGGATCGATTGAAATTGTTGAAATATTAAATGGAAGAGTTCATTTGAGGCTTGAATCTGTTCCGATTATTCAATCTGAAAAATTATCAACTAGACATGATGATGCCTCACCGAATATGGACGAGGGAGTGCTTCCACTAGATCCATTACAACATAAAATAATCACGAGCTTTGATGACATAAATGATAGAGGGATTCTTGATGATAATTCCGGTGGAAGCATAGCTCGGATCTCTTCATTGGAgacaaaaaccaaaaagaaaaccTCCCAAAGAAAACGCGGAAAAGCTGAGAAATCAATTAGTCTTGATGTGTTGCAAAACTATTTCAGCGGGAGCCTAAAGGATGCTGCAAAGAGCCTCGGAG TTTGTCCTACTACGATGAAGCGAATCTGCAGGCAGCATGGAATATCCCGTTGGCCATCTCGAAAGATAAAAAAGGTCAACCGTTCCTTGTCAAAGCTCAAGTGCGTTATTGAATCTGTCCATGGTGTTGAAGGAGCATTTGGTTTGAATTCTCCAACTACAAGTCCACTCCATATTGCTTCAAACAAGTTAGAACACCAAACCTCATTGAGCATAATGCCATCAGAACCTAAGATGAACGAAAATGATTTTGATGCTTCGAAGTCACAACCTCAAGAACCATTTATAGAAATGCTAATTGAAGGTGCAGATAGTTGTTCTAAAGACTTGAAAAATATGTGTCCTTTAGCAGATGCTGTTTTGGAGGATCGTGTCCTAGAAGCTTCAAGGACTAATCCTCCATGTTTCGATTACGCTCCTTTAGCTCAGAAGGAGATAAAGATTGTGACTATTAAGGCAACATATAGAGATGATATCATAAGGTTTAGGGTGTCTTTGAACTGTGGCATTGTGGAATTGAGAGAAGAAATTTCCAAAAGATTGAAACTAGAGGTAGGGACATTTGATATCAAGTATTTGGATGATGATCTAGAGTGGATTTTGGTGGCATGTGATGCTGACTTGCAGGAGTGCATTGATATTTTAACATCATCAGGCAGCAATACTATCAGGCTTGTTGTGCATGATATTGTGTCCATTCTTGGAAGCTCTGTTGAGAGCTCAGAGTAG